A single genomic interval of Gossypium raimondii isolate GPD5lz chromosome 11, ASM2569854v1, whole genome shotgun sequence harbors:
- the LOC105804806 gene encoding LOW QUALITY PROTEIN: myo-inositol transporter 2-like (The sequence of the model RefSeq protein was modified relative to this genomic sequence to represent the inferred CDS: inserted 2 bases in 1 codon; deleted 2 bases in 1 codon; substituted 2 bases at 2 genomic stop codons), whose amino-acid sequence MHQLPGYVQYGPNGEPLVCHLTKRKYIRDLFDRSSLANAKSVHTPMVNSPVLSKDNGDRLADPTEYRSLMPTGVSILMIAVLRLATLELQVRSTDPPAIWCDNSSAVAVAANPVLHSKFKHVELDLFFVREKVASGSLVVSKVPACDQVADILTKPLMLYLIGDRVISYNNHASTSVTITVVFSTMVAISGAYAFGNAFVVLVERACKVEELGKEKRKADFEARDSRKRSFNKSFQSTSKKFRDDTSRSKATAGYLRWYRDRPPVSLRATSVASVGSLYSGVPELANQNPVQNTRSGNTAARGKPSRNMSAMSGSQRGTKGTAVRSEARAPTRVYAIRTQGKASSPNVITGIFTLYNTNVIALMDPGSTHSYKYVRKGCEAYLAYVLDSRMAKKKIESVLVVSQYSDVFPEELPGLPPTREQVKAEHQVPSGLLQPIMIPEWKWDRVTMDFVSGLPLTPSKKDTIWVIVDRLTKSAHFVPIKKRGNQIWNEGNQKLSNSLPIRSSSSEILKVGYELGDRQRRLSHYRLLSVGYSSPAKSGIMEDLGLSLSEYAVFGSILTVGGMLGAACSGKIADLVSRXGAMGISEIFCITGWFAIVFSKDALWLDLGRLLFGCGSGVIYFLXLIYVSFLQLMLCCGKAVMFIMGSLINWRTSALIGVIPCVLQLIGLFFIPESPRWLAKTNETKEFEAALRRLSGEHADISQEATDIRLYTEYIEQIPDEGLLNLFQKRYAYPLIVCAGLMMFQQFGGLNGFSYYASFIFESAGFPSTVGSIGVAVLQVRKPIFMAIIGVLFIDKSGRRPLLLMSAGGSCLGRVITGLSFFLQDFHARKDLTATLVIIGVLVFFLSFDLGMGGIPWIIVSEIFPSNIRGSGGRLVNLINWTSSWVVSYXLTFLFEWNSAGTFFIFAFMGAVGTVFIGKLVPETKGRTLEELQTY is encoded by the exons ATGCACCAACTTCCTGGCTATGTTCAGTATGGACCAAATGGTGAACCTTTAGTCTGTCATCTGACAAAG CGCAAATACATTCGGGACCTGTTTGATCGGAGTTCTTTGGCTAATGCAAAGAGTGTTCACACACCGATGGTAAATTCCCCGGTGTTGTCTAAAGATAATGGTGATCGCCTTGCTGATCCTACTGAATACAGAAGCCTT ATGCCAACTGGGGTCTCGATTTTGATGATCGCCGTTCTACGACTGGCTACTCTTG AGTTACAAGTCCGTTCTACTGATCCTCCGGCTATTTGGTGTGACAATTCAAGTGCAGTAGCAGTTGCAGCTAATCCGGTGTTACACTCTAAGTTTAAACATGTCGAGCTTGACTTATTTTTTGTTCGTGAAAAGGTGGCTAGTGGTTCACTAGTTGTAAGTAAAGTGCCTGCCTGTGACCAAGTTGCTGATATCCTCACAAAACCTTT AATGCTGTACCTAATAGGAGATAGGGTTATTAGCTATAATAATCATGCTTCTACTTCTGTCACAATTACTGTTGTTTTTAGCACCATGGTAGCAATATCTGGTGCATATGCTTTTGGAAATGCT TTTGTAGTACTTGTTGAAAGAGCTTGCAAAGTTGAAGAGCTtgggaaagagaagagaaaggctgactttgaagctagagattcccGTAAAAGATCATTCAATAAGTCATTTCAGTCGACCTCAAAGAAGTTTAGAGATGACACTAGCCGTTCAAAGGCTACTGCAGGGTATTTACGATGGTACAGGGATAGACCACCTGTAAGTTTGAGAGCTACTTCTGTAGCAAGTGTGG GATCATTATATTCGGGAGTGCCTGAGTTGGCGAATCAAAACCCGGTACAGAATACCAGATCTGGTAACACTGCAGCTAGAGGTAAACCCTCCAGAAACATGAGTGCTATGAGTGGTAGTCAAAGAGGTACTAAAGGTACAGCTGTTAGATCCGAGGCTCGTGCACCTACCAGAGTTTATGCCATACGCACACAAGGAAAGGCCTCATCCCCAAATGTTATTACTGGTATTTTCACTCTCTAtaatactaatgttattgcattgatgGATCCTGGttcaactcattcatat aagtatgtgagaaaaggttgtgaagcttacctTGCATATGTTCTTGATAGTAGAATGGCcaaaaagaagattgaatccgTGCTAGTTGTGAGTCAGTATTCAGACGTGTTTCCCGAAGAATTGCCGGGTTTGCCACCTActcgagag caagttaaagccgagCATCAAGTACCGTCTGGATTACTTCAGCCGATTATGATtcccgagtggaaatgggaccgggtcacgatggattttgtatctggtttACCGTTAACACCGAGCAAGAAAGATAcaatctgggttattgttgatagattgacaaaatcgGCTCACTTTGTTCCG atcaagaaaagaggaaatcaAATTTGGAACGAGGGAAATCAAAAGTTGTCGAATAGTCTTCCGATTCGTTCgtcttcgtccgag attttgaaagttggttacgagctcggggatcgtcagagaaggctatcacactatcgactccTTTCG GTGGGGTATTCATCACCGGCTAAAAGCGGCATTATGGAAGACCTTGGCCTTTCTCTATCTGAG TATGCAGTCTTTGGTTCCATATTAACAGTAGGAGGGATGCTTGGAGCAGCATGTAGTGGGAAGATTGCAGATCTCGTAAGCCGATGAGGC GCAATGGGAATTTCAGAAATTTTCTGCATCACAGGGTGGTTTGCTATAGTATTCTCAAAG GATGCTCTGTGGCTTGACCTGGGAAGACTTCTATTTGGATGTGGATCTGGGGTTATTT ATTTCCTTTAGCTGATATATGTTAGTTTTTTACAGTTAATGCTATGCTGTGGCAAGGCAGTCATGTTTATTATGGGTTCTCTGATCAATTGGCGCACCTCGGCCCTTATAG gAGTCATACCATGTGTGCTACAATTAATAGGATTGTTCTTTATTCCGGAGTCTCCAAGATGGCTG GCCAAGACTAATGAAACGAAAGAGTTTGAAGCTGCTCTGCGGCGCCTTAGTGGTGAACATGCTGATATTTCTCAAGAAGCTACGGATATTAGA TTGTACACAGAATACATAGAGCAGATTCCAGATGAAGGGCTTCTGAATCTCTTCCAGAAGAGATATGCCTATCCATTGATT GTTTGTGCTGGACTTATGATGTTCCAGCAATTTGGAGGCCTAAATGGTTTTTCATACTACGCAAGTTTTATTTTCGAATCAGCAG GTTTTCCCAGCACGGTTGGATCTATTGGAGTAGCTGTTCTTCAGGTTAGAAAA CCGATTTTCATGGCTATTATCGGAGTACTCTTCATTGATAAATCCGGACGACGACCACTTCTGCTG ATGTCTGCAGGTGGATCATGCTTGGGTCGTGTCATTACAGGATTATCATTCTTCTTGCAG GATTTTCATGCTAGAAAGGAT CTAACTGCCACTTTGGTGATTATTGGAGTATTG gttttttttcttagttttgaCCTTGGCATGGGGGGAATTCCCTGGATTATAGTGTCTGAG ATATTTCCTTCAAATATAAGGGGTTCAGGAGGAAGGTTGGTGAATTTGATAAACTGGACTAGTTCTTGGGTTGTTTCATA actcacttttctttttgaatGGAACTCAGCTG gaactttctttatttttgccTTCATGGGTGCTGTCGGAACTGTATTCATCGGAAAGCTAGTTCCGGAGACCAAGGGGCGAACACTCGAAGAATTACAGACATATTAA